A genomic region of Devosia ginsengisoli contains the following coding sequences:
- a CDS encoding DMT family transporter translates to MSQVSSLPRNGAATGAFFMIVASLAFAGSNLLQSALPTPVEYGGFGMSSTGMAFWQYVIASVLALPLILRIGLGNLRTSHPITHEIRAFASALGVHVFVYGFATGVPIWQMVTLLATGPLFIILGSTLFLGERASAARIGAALVGFAGAIIVSGVGAEGLTSSTLVPVIAAALWATTDVLTKYLSKQGESPETLTISLLVLVTPNHLLILLAVWALGIGAPGLLPAGLADNVFALPGGTALLLLVLLGALTAAAQYLLAVAYKAADATYLQPFGDLKVPLSGLLGWFFLSQVPSVWFWPGAALILAASTFIFWVESNQRRTLSMA, encoded by the coding sequence ATGAGCCAGGTTTCCTCTCTTCCCCGCAATGGCGCCGCAACCGGCGCCTTCTTCATGATCGTGGCAAGTCTCGCCTTTGCCGGGAGCAATCTGCTGCAGTCGGCGCTGCCGACCCCGGTGGAGTATGGCGGCTTCGGCATGAGCTCGACTGGCATGGCCTTCTGGCAATATGTCATTGCCTCGGTGCTGGCCCTGCCGCTGATCCTGCGTATCGGCCTCGGCAATCTGCGCACCAGCCACCCGATCACCCACGAAATCCGTGCCTTTGCCTCGGCGTTGGGCGTGCATGTCTTCGTCTATGGTTTCGCCACGGGCGTACCGATCTGGCAGATGGTGACCCTCTTGGCCACCGGCCCGCTCTTCATCATTCTCGGCTCGACGCTGTTTCTCGGCGAGCGGGCTTCGGCTGCCCGTATAGGGGCAGCTCTCGTGGGCTTTGCCGGTGCCATCATCGTCTCGGGCGTCGGCGCCGAAGGCCTGACCTCGTCGACGCTGGTGCCTGTCATCGCCGCCGCCCTCTGGGCCACGACTGATGTGCTGACCAAATATCTCAGCAAGCAGGGCGAGAGCCCCGAAACGCTGACCATTTCGCTGCTCGTGCTGGTGACGCCGAATCATCTGCTGATCCTGCTCGCCGTCTGGGCGCTCGGCATCGGTGCCCCCGGCCTGCTGCCGGCGGGCCTTGCCGACAACGTCTTCGCCCTGCCCGGCGGGACTGCCCTCCTACTGCTGGTCCTGCTCGGCGCCCTCACCGCTGCCGCGCAATACCTGCTGGCCGTGGCCTACAAGGCGGCCGATGCGACCTATCTGCAGCCCTTCGGCGATCTCAAGGTGCCGCTCAGTGGCCTCCTGGGCTGGTTCTTCCTGTCGCAGGTGCCGTCCGTCTGGTTCTGGCCGGGCGCGGCGCTGATCCTCGCCGCCTCCACCTTCATCTTCTGGGTGGAATCCAACCAGCGGCGCACGCTCAGCATGGCCTGA
- a CDS encoding MurR/RpiR family transcriptional regulator, translated as MSEISAKITPPQDFDTLRAAILERRGELPKRLTQVAAYALDHPDDIAFGTAASIALSADVQPSTLVRFAQQFGFDGFSGLQLLFRARLRERTSSYEERLRALEQDGAALAESTTIFNGFIAAAHRSIDTIATAVEPDAFERAVTLLANAETIYLIAKRRSYPISSYMAYAFGKLKVRCQLVGTSAGIDDDLLAMATPDDAAFAISFSPYASESAAQARALAARGIPVVSLTDSAFSPLAECSREWFEVVEADHAGFRSLSASMAFAMALTVSIAEKRRRR; from the coding sequence ATGTCCGAGATATCAGCCAAAATCACCCCGCCCCAGGATTTCGACACTTTGCGCGCCGCGATACTGGAGCGGCGGGGCGAATTGCCCAAGCGGCTGACCCAAGTGGCGGCCTATGCGCTGGACCATCCCGACGATATCGCCTTCGGCACGGCGGCCAGCATTGCCCTGTCGGCCGATGTGCAACCCTCCACGCTGGTGCGCTTTGCCCAGCAATTCGGCTTTGACGGCTTTTCCGGCCTGCAATTGCTGTTCCGCGCCCGCCTGCGCGAACGCACCTCGTCCTATGAGGAGCGCCTGCGCGCCTTGGAGCAGGATGGCGCGGCACTGGCGGAAAGCACCACGATTTTCAACGGCTTCATCGCTGCGGCGCACCGCTCGATCGATACGATAGCGACCGCTGTGGAGCCCGATGCCTTCGAGCGCGCGGTGACGCTGCTGGCCAATGCCGAGACCATCTACCTCATCGCCAAGCGGCGCTCCTACCCCATCAGCAGCTACATGGCCTACGCCTTCGGCAAGCTGAAAGTGCGCTGCCAACTGGTCGGCACCTCGGCCGGCATAGACGATGACCTGCTGGCCATGGCGACGCCTGACGATGCCGCTTTCGCCATCAGCTTTTCGCCCTATGCCTCGGAAAGCGCCGCCCAGGCACGGGCGCTGGCGGCGCGGGGCATTCCGGTGGTGTCGCTCACCGATTCCGCCTTTTCACCGCTGGCCGAATGCTCGCGGGAATGGTTCGAGGTGGTGGAGGCGGACCACGCCGGATTCCGCTCGCTTTCGGCCAGCATGGCCTTTGCCATGGCCCTTACCGTGAGCATTGCCGAGAAGCGCCGCCGCCGATAA